From Phaeodactylum tricornutum CCAP 1055/1 chromosome 11, complete sequence, one genomic window encodes:
- a CDS encoding predicted protein translates to MRLTAGASILLASSAHAFTNPAFFPRTATFASTSSYTSALILKMGVDQDELKKQVGYKAVDDYVKSGMVVGLGTGSTAYYAVERVGEKLKSGELKDVLAIPTSIRTKEQAESLGIPLVTLDTHSKLDVAIDGADGVDPELNLTKGGGGALFREKIVEICADKFIVIVDESKLCDGLGPGFPIPVEILPFCHEHTMRVIGELPSCKGCKPVLRMGSSTNNQVDGDEIAISDNGNYLVDLHFEDPIKDPAKMAQELKNVVGVVEHGLFCGMSTAVIIAGADGISVKEAK, encoded by the coding sequence ATGCGTCTCACAGCCGGTGCTTCTATTCTTCTGGCGTCTTCTGCTCACGCCTTTACCAACCCTGCCTTTTTTCCTCGCACAGCGACCTTCGCATCGACTAGTTCTTACACCAGTGCTCTGATTTTAAAAATGGGAGTTGACCAGGACGAGTTAAAAAAGCAGGTAGGCTACAAGGCCGTCGATGACTATGTCAAATCCGGAATGGTTGTGGGTTTGGGGACTGGTTCCACCGCATACTATGCTGTGGAACGCGTCGGCGAAAAGCTCAAGTCCGGCGAGCTGAAAGATGTCCTCGCCATTCCTACATCGATTCGGACGAAGGAACAAGCGGAATCTTTAGGCATTCCCCTCGTCACTTTGGACACCCATAGCAAACTGGACGTGGCGATTGACGGTGCCGACGGAGTTGACCCTGAACTCAATTTGACCAAGGGAGGTGGCGGTGCCCTATTTCGTGAAAAAATTGTCGAGATTTGTGCCGACAAGTTTATCGTGATTGTGGACGAGTCCAAGCTTTGCGACGGACTGGGACCCGGCTTTCCTATTCCGGTGGAAATTTTGCCATTCTGCCACGAACATACTATGCGTGTGATTGGTGAGTTACCTTCGTGCAAGGGATGCAAACCGGTCTTGCGCATGGGTTCATCGACGAACAATCAGGTGGATGGTGATGAAATTGCCATTTCGGACAATGGTAATTACCTCGTGGATTTGCACTTTGAAGATCCTATCAAAGATCCGGCAAAGATGGCTCAGGAACTCAAAAATGTGGTTGGTGTCGTTGAGCACGGTCTTTTTTGCGGCATGTCCACAGCGGTAATCATTGCTGGAGCGGATGGTATCAGTGTCAAAGAAGCGAAGTAA
- a CDS encoding predicted protein, translated as MSAVEMTKPAETMGDVETGQGGVGGPLNLPPNPETGKGFLKPIPETTPMEKTMGIVGGACVVTALAAMIVEQSTIVILGGILSSIVGPYAYWQQTRLTDIKALKETHAAIQEEVDRFSDENHRLSSNIDHLTGSVNNLKDVEDALQILTQQQGKSVNAFAKQVQENKSILAQMQTNLKANVLQNLLSVILRSDTDQDMKISEAEVSDLTRRINNMAGVRVHENRFRNAIQNKSVADVMEVVKNLLNDNIPDSERIFELSQ; from the coding sequence ATGAGTGCGGTTGAAATGACCAAGCCGGCGGAGACCATGGGGGACGTAGAAACCGGTCAGGGCGGGGTAGGCGGGCCGCTGAACCTGCCACCTAATCCGGAAACGGGCAAAGGCTTTCTGAAGCCCATTCCAGAAACCACGCCCATGGAAAAAACCATGGGCATCGTCGGCGGTGCCTGTGTCGTCACCGCTCTCGCAGCCATGATTGTGGAGCAGTCCACCATTGTCATTTTGGGCGGCATACTGTCATCCATCGTCGGTCCTTACGCGTACTGGCAGCAAACGCGCTTGACGGATATCAAGGCCTTGAAAGAAACACACGCAGCCATTCAAGAAGAAGTAGATAGGTTCAGCGACGAAAATCACCGCTTGTCGTCGAATATTGATCACCTGACGGGATCGGTGAACAATCTCAAGGACGTCGAGGACGCTCTGCAAATCCTTACGCAGCAACAAGGAAAGTCGGTGAACGCCTTTGCTAAGCAAGTGCAAGAGAACAAATCAATACTAGCGCAAATGCAAACCAATCTCAAGGCTAACGTGTTGCAGAATCTCTTGTCAGTCATATTGCGGAGTGATACCGATCAAGATATGAAGATTTCCGAAGCCGAAGTCTCCGATCTCACGAGGCGCATCAACAACATGGCCGGTGTACGCGTACACGAAAACCGTTTCCGAAATGCTATTCAGAACAAGTCGGTCGCCGATGTCATGGAAGTCGTGAAGAACCTTTTAAACGACAACATACCGGACAGCGAACGGATTTTTGAACTCAGCCAGTGA